The Persephonella hydrogeniphila genome has a window encoding:
- a CDS encoding porin → MKKLSLTLAGLGTAALITGTANAGPKFYFGEGKDLEVFLMGQIWGVYGTNVEIPGETNLKENKGDIYIRRGRFGFKGHLMKDLSWKIWFAHDNLGRDDLNPVDAARGAVKTSGLTYSKFEVWDAYFTWSADKQFANISLGYFRPQIGKESITSGFAVLSFEKGLPNFYVRRHIIGKPDKGTNEKFGRSSVNGRIFLINWGGLYKAQGWSLNWNLGVGDNQNYTTSQKWSPLWSARVAVSIGDPEMKKYKLGYKQTYFGKRNGVTIGLNYGYQGEGVDRAVSGDPEFDNNKMYGVDILANYGPVDLFGEYDVLKRDWADGTDYSDKVWTVKAAYNFKLGNGQIVQPAIAYGVFDPDSNGNSIYGKKKNTIWDVGVNWYIQKQRAKLILHYTSGKVENYSGTEDAKSSYIGLGFQFKI, encoded by the coding sequence ATGAAAAAGTTAAGTTTGACATTGGCAGGATTAGGGACAGCAGCTCTTATCACTGGAACTGCAAATGCAGGTCCTAAATTTTACTTTGGTGAAGGAAAAGACCTTGAAGTATTCTTGATGGGTCAGATATGGGGTGTGTATGGAACGAATGTTGAAATCCCAGGAGAAACAAATCTGAAGGAAAATAAAGGAGATATCTACATAAGAAGAGGAAGATTTGGTTTCAAAGGACATCTGATGAAAGATCTGTCGTGGAAGATATGGTTTGCCCACGATAACCTTGGAAGGGATGATTTAAACCCTGTTGATGCAGCAAGGGGGGCAGTAAAAACAAGTGGGCTGACTTATTCAAAGTTTGAGGTATGGGATGCTTACTTTACATGGTCTGCTGATAAACAGTTTGCAAATATTTCTCTGGGATATTTCAGACCGCAGATAGGTAAAGAAAGTATAACATCAGGTTTTGCTGTTTTATCCTTTGAGAAAGGGCTTCCAAACTTTTATGTAAGAAGACATATAATCGGAAAACCTGACAAGGGAACAAACGAAAAATTTGGTAGATCATCTGTTAATGGGAGAATATTCCTTATTAACTGGGGTGGCCTGTATAAAGCACAGGGATGGTCTCTCAACTGGAATCTTGGGGTTGGTGATAACCAGAACTACACAACAAGTCAGAAATGGTCTCCTCTCTGGTCTGCAAGAGTTGCGGTTTCTATAGGAGACCCTGAAATGAAAAAATACAAGTTAGGCTACAAACAGACATACTTTGGAAAAAGAAACGGTGTAACGATTGGTCTTAACTACGGCTATCAGGGTGAAGGAGTTGACAGAGCTGTTTCAGGAGATCCAGAGTTTGATAATAACAAAATGTACGGAGTTGACATACTTGCAAACTACGGACCGGTAGATCTGTTTGGAGAGTATGATGTTTTGAAAAGGGACTGGGCAGATGGTACTGATTACTCAGACAAAGTATGGACTGTAAAAGCAGCTTACAACTTCAAACTTGGAAACGGTCAGATAGTTCAACCGGCAATTGCTTATGGTGTATTTGATCCTGACAGTAACGGGAACTCTATTTACGGTAAAAAGAAAAACACAATATGGGATGTAGGTGTTAACTGGTATATCCAGAAACAAAGAGCAAAGCTTATTCTCCACTATACTTCCGGAAAGGTTGAAAACTACAGTGGAACAGAAGATGCTAAATCCTCTTATATAGGTCTTGGATTCCAGTTC